The following proteins are co-located in the Choristoneura fumiferana chromosome 23, NRCan_CFum_1, whole genome shotgun sequence genome:
- the LOC141441325 gene encoding vesicle transport through interaction with t-SNAREs homolog 1A-like, with protein sequence MATLIQSYEQQYSVLTADITSKIGRLKLGNEDNRDQVTREIQANFEEANDLLEQLELESRGGAAGSRVAAYRAELQRVRDEYRSIASSAGVYTDAEDNFEDWTSNDQRQKLLDNTERLERTGKSLTEGYRVVLETEQIGAAVLQDLSLQRETIQRSRGRLRETDEQLNRSSRLMNSMIMRSLQDRFVLVMVFLVLGVLLCIGLYFYVT encoded by the exons ATGGCTACACTAATCCAATCATATGAGCAACAATATTCGGTGCTTACTGCCGACATAACATCTAAAATAGGACGACTAAAGTTAGGCAACGaag ACAATCGCGATCAGGTTACTCGGGAAATACAAGCTAATTTTGAAGAAGCAAATGATCTC TTGGAGCAGTTGGAACTCGAGTCCCGCGGAGGCGCGGCGGGGTCGCGCGTGGCGGCGTACCGCGCCGAGCTTCAGCGCGTGCGAGATGAGTACCGTTCTATTGCCAGCAGCGCAGGAGTCT ACACAGATGCTGAAGACAACTTCGAGGACTGGACATCGAACGACCAGCGCCAGAAGCTGCTGGACAATACGGAACGTCTCGAGCGCACCGGCAAGTCGCTGACTGAAGGCTACCGGGTGGTGCTTGAGACAGAGCAGATTGGAGCCGCCGTGCTGCAGGACTTGAGCCTGCAACGGGAGACTATCCAGCGGTCCAGAGGACGG CTGCGCGAGACTGACGAACAACTAAACCGTTCGTCGCGCCTCATGAACTCGATGATAATGCGCTCCCTGCAAGACCGTTTCGTTCTGGTCATGGTGTTCCTAGTGTTAGGAGTCCTGCTGTGCATAGGGCTTTACTTCTATGTCACTTAG